A single window of Rubripirellula lacrimiformis DNA harbors:
- a CDS encoding glycoside hydrolase family protein, giving the protein MYEESIGSRKTLGDVDVLFHEGIYHLFHLVLPNHDYIAHAVSEDGFSWRRVRNAVFIGHPGDWDDSMLWTMHVSPDPHQVGRWRMFYTGLSRRDRGLKQRLGMATSDDLYHWTKSAVSWKDHRDANIIAGGKGDRGPRSPLTDSPYDKDSSFPLEPDCEHYESSIDEPRQWVSWRDPFYYREGDRGYLLCAGRVNQGPLVRRGCVAVMQETDPNHFETRPPLFHPGQYDDIEVPNLFQIDGEYYLIGSLREDAKIRYWHTDALGKPWRAYHDNVLLARGNYAGRLCRDETGYLIWNFFTHDIAHRTQLNIMPPPKRLTRMPNGMLRVRSFEGFNQRFLRSGNVSSVKPLQCSVQGQPMVDDQSSWQGDSLRLSSEAGFEAFVFPDEVDSFRFCATLDMCGLGKCGLVFRLDPHTRDGYYVSLDMTKGIAQVRAWGTGPDGSGEHMMQFRSLQSGFWQTDLPGRARIELIAYGSYIELSIDGRVILSLADQTYTHGQLGIYAETATMDVTDARLDHLREPAQSDVHLPTG; this is encoded by the coding sequence TTGTACGAAGAATCCATTGGCAGCCGAAAAACGCTTGGCGACGTCGATGTCCTCTTTCACGAGGGCATCTACCACCTGTTCCATCTGGTGTTGCCGAACCACGATTACATTGCCCACGCCGTCAGCGAAGATGGTTTTTCGTGGCGGCGAGTCCGAAATGCCGTGTTCATCGGTCATCCAGGCGACTGGGACGATTCGATGCTGTGGACGATGCACGTCAGCCCCGATCCGCATCAGGTGGGACGTTGGCGGATGTTCTATACAGGATTGTCGCGGCGTGACCGTGGCCTCAAGCAGCGTCTGGGAATGGCAACCAGTGACGATCTGTATCATTGGACCAAGTCGGCCGTTTCTTGGAAGGATCATCGCGATGCCAACATCATTGCCGGCGGAAAGGGCGACCGAGGACCGCGCAGCCCGTTGACCGATTCTCCCTACGACAAGGACAGTTCGTTTCCGCTGGAACCCGATTGCGAGCACTACGAATCATCGATCGACGAACCACGGCAATGGGTCAGTTGGCGGGACCCGTTCTATTATCGCGAAGGTGACCGTGGCTATCTGTTGTGCGCCGGCCGGGTCAATCAGGGACCACTGGTCCGACGTGGGTGTGTGGCGGTGATGCAAGAAACCGATCCGAACCACTTCGAAACCAGACCACCGCTGTTCCATCCGGGACAATACGATGACATCGAAGTCCCCAACTTGTTCCAAATCGACGGCGAGTACTATTTGATTGGCAGCCTTCGCGAGGATGCCAAAATTCGTTACTGGCACACCGACGCGCTTGGCAAACCATGGCGTGCGTATCACGACAACGTGTTGTTGGCACGCGGCAATTATGCGGGCCGTTTGTGCCGTGACGAGACCGGATATTTGATTTGGAATTTCTTTACTCACGATATCGCTCATCGAACCCAGTTGAACATCATGCCGCCGCCCAAGCGGTTGACTCGTATGCCCAATGGGATGCTGCGGGTTCGTTCGTTCGAAGGGTTCAACCAGCGATTCTTGCGATCGGGCAACGTATCGTCGGTCAAGCCGCTGCAATGCAGCGTCCAAGGCCAGCCGATGGTCGACGACCAATCGTCGTGGCAGGGCGATTCACTTCGGCTAAGTAGCGAAGCGGGATTCGAAGCGTTTGTGTTTCCCGACGAAGTCGATAGTTTTCGATTCTGCGCAACCCTCGACATGTGTGGGCTTGGGAAATGTGGGCTCGTGTTCCGACTGGACCCGCACACCCGCGATGGCTACTACGTTTCGTTGGACATGACGAAAGGGATCGCGCAGGTTCGCGCCTGGGGAACCGGCCCCGATGGATCCGGCGAACACATGATGCAGTTCCGATCATTGCAATCGGGTTTTTGGCAAACGGATTTGCCGGGGCGAGCACGCATCGAACTGATCGCATATGGAAGTTACATCGAACTGTCGATCGACGGACGAGTCATTTTGTCGCTCGCGGATCAGACCTACACGCACGGTCAACTGGGAATCTATGCGGAAACCGCGACCATGGATGTCACCGATGCAAGGCTGGACCACCTGCGCGAACCGGCACAGTCAGACGTTCATCTGCCGACGGGCTAG
- a CDS encoding dual specificity protein phosphatase family protein yields MKPSLRRMYAQSVFYPTLGWNYALARFFKRRNWWDHIDPNVIVGAFPFARDVEAMYAAGVRAVVNTCEEYAGPHIQYGRLGIEQLRIPTTDFTHPRLDDVQMAVEFVQQHVQADQTVYIHCKAGRARSATVAICWLMKYRGLTAQEAQKKLLESRPHINPRLTDRPVVKQFAESLQKP; encoded by the coding sequence ATGAAACCATCCCTGCGACGAATGTACGCCCAGTCGGTCTTTTATCCCACACTCGGCTGGAACTACGCCCTGGCCCGGTTCTTCAAACGCCGTAATTGGTGGGATCACATCGACCCCAACGTGATTGTGGGCGCTTTTCCGTTCGCCAGAGACGTCGAGGCGATGTATGCCGCGGGAGTCCGTGCGGTGGTCAATACCTGCGAAGAATACGCGGGCCCTCATATCCAGTATGGCCGCCTCGGGATCGAACAGCTAAGAATCCCAACAACTGACTTCACCCATCCGCGGCTGGACGATGTGCAGATGGCAGTTGAATTCGTACAGCAGCACGTTCAGGCGGATCAGACGGTCTATATCCACTGTAAAGCTGGGCGGGCGCGGAGCGCGACCGTGGCGATCTGTTGGCTGATGAAGTACCGGGGTTTGACGGCCCAGGAAGCTCAAAAGAAGCTGCTCGAATCCCGGCCTCACATCAACCCGCGACTGACCGACCGACCGGTGGTCAAGCAGTTCGCTGAATCGCTACAGAAACCGTAA